The window GCGGATAGAGCAGGCAGAACATGATGATGCACGCAGTCACGCCGCCCGACGCGCCGATCAGCGCTCCGTTAGTCGCACCCATGGCGAAATTGCGAATCCACCAAACCAGCCCGCAAATCACAATCGAAACCAGATAAAATCGGAGCAACCCAAGGCCGCCCCAGCGCTGTTCCAGATTCTGGCCAAAGAACCAGAGGCCAACCATGTTGAACAGGATGTGGTTGATTTTCAGCGGATCGTGAGTGAAGCCGTAGGTCAACAGCTGATAGATCTGCCATGGCGATTTCCACCAATCGACATGCAGCATTAGATGGCCGGTGACCGTGTGCTTGTCGCCACCGAAGAACATGTCGACGAGATAGACAATCACCGTCACGATGATGATCTTCGTCGTCATCGACAGCGACCGGAGCCCCAGCGGGTCATCCGTTCCCTCTTCCCGATAGTAATCGCGTTCCTGGTATCCCATGGGCGTATTTTAGCAGGCTGCCGACATCAGCGTAGCCCAGCGTTGATCATCCGGGCTCATCACCGTCACAACCGGCCCGTTCAGCAGCATCGGTGCTTGCTGTCTTCTCGGCAGATTGACCCTTCGTATTGGCGGGAGTGACCTAGACTTGGGCAACGCATGCATTGTTCCCCGAGTTGAAAGTTCTCCCATGACGGCTGTCGCTACTCCTCCTCCCCAGGGCAATTTGCTGGCTTCGATTCTTTCAGAAGACAGCTTTCGCCCCGCCGAGCCTCGCAAGATCGAGGAGACCGGGCTGACGGCCGCGCTGGTGGAAACCCTGATTCTCAAGTACCTGACGTTGCTCGGCTCGGCCAGCGGCCGGCAGATTGCCGATCAGGTATGCATCAATTATCTGATCCTCGAACCGATCTTCAATTCGCTGCGGCAACGTCAGCTGGTGATTCACGGCGGTGCGGCTCAGTTGAATGACTACGTCTACACACTGACCGATCAAGGTCGCGCGCGAGCCAAGGCAGCCATGGAGCAGAACGCCTACATCGGCGCTGCGCCAGTGCCGCTCGAGGACTACATCGTTTCGGTGGAAGCTCAGACCATTCGCGCCGAAGCACCGCAAAAGCGGCAACTGCAAAAAGCCTTCTCCGATATCACCGTCGAACAGCAGATGCTCGACATGCTCGGCCCTGCAGTGAATAGCGGCGCCGGCTTGTTCCTTTACGGCGCACCCGGCAACGGCAAAACGACGCTCGCCAAGCGGATCACGGCTTGCTACGGACAGACGATTTGGATTCCCAAAGCGATCACCGAGGATGGTCAGTACATCAAGCTCTACGATGCGGCCTTTCATGAGCCGATCGAGCAAGCCGGGAACACGCTCCTCAAGACCGCCGACTATGATCGTCGGTGGATCAAGATTCGCCGGCCGACGGTGGTGGTCGGTGGTGAGTTGACGATGGACGCCCTCGAAATCCGCCACGATCCCCGGAGCAACGTCAGCGAAGCCTCGCTGCAAATGAAGAGCAACTGTGGCAGCCTGCTGATCGACGACTTCGGCCGGCAGCGCATGGCGCCGATCGAATTGCTCAATCGCTGGATCGTGCCGCTCGAAAATCGCATCGACTTTCTCACGCTCGCGACCGGCAAGAAGATCCAAGTGCCGTTTGAACAGCTGATCATCTTCAGCACCAACCTGCAGCCGAAGGATCTTGCCGACGAAGCGTTCCTCCGCCGTATTCCGTACAAGATCGAAGTGAAGGACCCGGGCCGCGAAGAGTTCCACCTCCTCTTCAAGATCGGCTGCAAGGGTGCCAGCTGCGAATTCAAGCCGGAAGTAGTCGATCACCTGATCGAAAAGCACTACAAGCCAGCCCGTCGCCCGCTGCGTCGCTGCCAGCCGCGCGACTTGCTCAACCAGGTCCGCAACTACTGCGTCTACAACGGCATTCCGGTGGAAATGAGGCCGGAGTATTTCGATCGCGTCGTGCCGAGCTACTTCACGGTGGTTTCGGGCGGTTAGAGCGGGGTGATAGAATCGCCGCCATGCTCACTCGCACTCTTATCTGCTCGTTGCTATTCGCTGCCGTCATCTTTAGCGGCTGCTCTGCGCAAAATCAAAAAATCACGGCGCTGACAGACGCAGATCAAACGCGTTTGAAGGAGCAGCGCGCCGTTGTGGAGCAACACCTCCGCGATGAAGAAGCCCAAGAGAAATACAAAACCTCAGCCGGTAAGTTGGAGGCCATTCGCACGATTGTGCAGGACAAAATCTATAAGCCTGATCAGACGTACGAACTGCAGTGTTTAGGCATCGTGCTCGGGGATGCGTTCGTGCAGGATTTCGGGTTGGAATGGGTGATGGTCGAGGATGAATACGGCCGCGATCCTGCAGTGCGAAAGCCCGATACCACATTGGTACTTTATCCCCTGACGATGATTTCAAAGCGAATCGAGCGTGGTGAACAAGTTGACGTGTTCGACCTGCACCGCCGCACGGCGGCGCAAGTTGCGAAGTTTAAAGAAAAAGCGAAGTAGCTGAGCCCAGGCAGCTACATTCGACGCTGCGCGGCGCGATACACTAAGTATCGCCGCCACACACTTTCTTTAGGGCGCGAGCAAACCACGCGGAGCGTGATGACTGCACTGGAGCTGAACGATGCAACGTATTTTCTGCGCATCTCTGGTCGTTCTAGTTAGCTTGGTCGCGAATTCATTCGCACAAGAATTCACACCGCCACCCAAAGCCGAGCGCGATTATCTCGCGGCCCTCTCCAAAGTCGGTGGCCGAGCGCAGGTTGATAGCGATTATCGAATCACGGAGGTCAATCTCGGCGCGGATTGCACCAACGAACAGCTGAAGACCATCGCCGCTTGCGAGCGGCTGACGACGCTGAGCATCAACAGCCGTCTGATCACCGACGAAGGTTTGGCTCATCTGCACAAGTTGAACAAACTGACCACGGTGACGATCATCGGCTCGAGCGCGACCAGCGAAGGCGTGGCGGCGTTGCGAGCCTCGCTGCCCGACGCAACTATTACGAGTCCTCGCAACGCCACCACTCGTCCTGCTGCACAGGCTGGCGGCGGAGCGCGGGATTCGGTTGCGCGTAGTTCTGGTTTCAACGGAGCGGGCGGCTTTGGTGGCATGGTCAGTCGAGCCACAATCCTGCTGCGCAATCCTGCCATTCAAGACGATCTGAAACTGACGCCCGAGCAGAGGACGCAGATCGGCGAAGCGACGAACTCCAATGCCTTTAATGCAGTCATCAAGCTGATCGAAGACAAGGCGCAGGCCCTGCTGACAGCGGAGCAAAGAGCGCGATTACAGCAGCTGGAGTTGCAACAAGGTGGCGCGCTCGCGGTCATTCGGGCCGAAATTATTCCACAGCTGAAGATCACGGAAGATCAGGTCGCCGCCATTCAAAAACTGAATGACGAGCTCGGCGAAGAATCTCGCGAGATCATGCGGCAAGCACTTACGCAGCGCGGCGCGGAGGAGAGCTCCGATGAGCTCGCGAAGAGACTGCGCGATAAGATTGCCGAGTTCAATAAGAAGCGAGAAGAGAAGATTCTCGCCTTGCTCAGTGACGATCAACGCAAGGCTTGGTCAGCGCTCATTGGTCCCAAAGGACCGGAAGTGAGTGCATCGGCCAGCTTCTTTAGCAACGGCCCAGGAACGGCGGGAGGTCGCGAGCGGCGTGGTATGGAACCAACGGCGTTTGCGAAAGGCCTGTTCACACAACTCGATGCCGACAAGGATGGCATGCTGACCGAGGTCGAGTTCCCTGCGACGAATCGAACGCGCGTGGGAATGACGAACGCTGGCATCACGCTCGTCTATCCAGTGAACAGAGAAGTCTTTGTGGAGAACTATCTCAAGTACATGCGCAGCCGCTGAGCGCTGCTTACGCTGCGAAGCGTTCTTTACGCTTTGCCGACCAAGTCACTTTTGGTGACTTGGGTGATCGAACGCGCCGGCGGATCGCTAGCTGGGAATGATTCTTCGAGTGCTTCTTGTACGACGTCCTTGGTGCCTGAGGCATCGGGCACGGCTCGTTGCTGCAAAAATTCTCGTTCGGCATCGAGCCAGAAATCATGTCCGTCGCCGATGGGGCTCCCAGCAGCTTCCCATTTGTAATAGGCCGCGTCACGGATGTGGGCCAGAGCTTCCTGTTCGATGACAGCGGTGTTCGCGTCGAAGCAAGGAGGGGTTGGTGTTTCAGCGGGCAGGACGGTTGGTTTTTGACTGGTCTGCGGGCCGTGATCGGCCTGAGTGTTCCGTTTCATTGGTATCACCCTCCCCAATTTGCCGCGAATTTACGCGGCAATTGAGCATTAGAGCTAGAATTGCGTAGCGGCAGGCCGCCAAATTGTTCGCAGCAGTCGCTCGGCCGGCAAGGAGGAAAACAGACGAGCGAATTTCTAGCAGCGAATGTTAAAATCAGGATGGTGCTGCGGTACAAAACGTGCAACAGCCCAACGTGCATCCTTGACGACCTCTTCTCGTTTCAGTCAGGAGATTTTCATGCTCGTTCAGATCAAGACCGACAATCACATCGAAGGAAGTGCCCGCTTGCAGGATTGGGTTCGTGACGAAGTGACCGACTCGCTCGAGCGGTTCACGCCTCAGTTAACTCGGGCCGAAGTTTTTCTGTCTGATCTCAATAGTCACAAGAACGGCGCGATCGATAAACAGTGCACGGTAGAAGTGCATGTCGCCCGGCTCGATCCAATCGCCGTGACCAAAGACGCCGGTTCGCTCGAAGCAGCGCTCAATGCCGCCCTGAGTGCGATCACGATCACACTCGATAGCCGTGTGGAAAAAATGCACGCCAAGAAGGGCCGCACGCCGATGGGCGGCGTGCCGGAATAGACTTGCTTTTCGCTGCTGCGAAAGAATGCATCTCTCGGTAAGACGGACCATTGGTCCGTCTCGTGGCGTGAGACAAGTAATTCAAATCAAACCGCTTCGCAGACGGACCAATGGTCCGCCCTAGGTGGAAGTCGGCAGTAGTTTCTCCTTGCGCACCGGCCTATATTGAACTCGCCAGAGTTACATAGGTAGAGCTGGAGCGTTCAGCTCGACTCAAAATGCTGCAAGGAGTTTGTCATGACTGCTGACTCTCGTACCTCCCTCCCCTGCCCTGACTGCGACCCACAGCCTGCGGCGCAAACTGCGGCTCCCGGTCTGGCCCGGCGTGACTTCCTCCGTGTGACCAGCGCTGGTGTGGCTGCTGTCGCGCTCGGCGGCGGTCGTCTGTTTGCTGACGACAAACCGGCGAGCACTTCTTCGTCGGGCAAGGAAACGCCCGAAACGCTGACCAAGAAACTCTATGACTCGATGAACAAGGACCAGCGGAAGGAAGTTTGCTTCCCTTGGGATTACAAAGATCCGCAGCTTGGTCTGCTCCGCACGCGCATCTCGAACAACTGGCACATTACGTCGCCCGCGATCCTCAGCGATTACTACACCAGCGATCAAAAGGAAATCGTGCGCGCGATTTACGAAGGTATCATCAGCCCCGAGTGGAAAGACCGCGTCGACAAGCAGCTGAAGGACGACAACAACGGCAAAACGTGGGGCAACGATCAGAACATCGCGATCTTCGGCACGCCGGGCGACGGCAAGTTTGAACTCGTGATGACCGGCCGGCACATGACCATTCGCTGCGACGGCAATAGCACCGACCACATGGCCTTCGGCGGTCCGATTTTCTACGGTCACGCAGCCAGTGGCTTCACCGAAAAGGAAGGGCATCCCGGCAACGTGTATTGGGAACAAGCACTCGAAGCCAACAAGGTCTACGAGATGCTCGATGGCAAACAGCGCGGCAAAGCCGAAGTCTCGAAGACATGGCCTGAGAGCCAGGTGCAGTTCCAGGGTGAAAAGGGAACGTTCGCCGGCATTCCGATCGCCGATCTGACGTCCGATCAGAAAGAACAGATGCAGAAAGTGCTGCAGAAGCTGATCGAACCTTATCGCCAGAGCGATCGCGACGAAGTGCTCGCCTGCCTCAAGACGCAGGGTGGTCTCGACAAGTGCTCGCTGGCGTTCTTCACCGATGCCGACTTGGGCAAAGACAAGGTGTGGGACAACTGGCGTTTGGAAGGCCCGTCGTTCGTTTGG is drawn from Anatilimnocola floriformis and contains these coding sequences:
- a CDS encoding rhomboid family intramembrane serine protease, which gives rise to MGYQERDYYREEGTDDPLGLRSLSMTTKIIIVTVIVYLVDMFFGGDKHTVTGHLMLHVDWWKSPWQIYQLLTYGFTHDPLKINHILFNMVGLWFFGQNLEQRWGGLGLLRFYLVSIVICGLVWWIRNFAMGATNGALIGASGGVTACIIMFCLLYPQARVFLLIFPMPAWVAGLIIIASNVAGMDFGPAEPGVPRTAFDVHLVGAAFALAVWALKIDFGRMTWLSFSGGWLRSLKNLFRSRPNLRVHSEQVYQDEDDQLEAEGDRILAKISTHGDASLTAKERKTLEQYSRLMRDRRK
- a CDS encoding DUF3500 domain-containing protein; protein product: MTADSRTSLPCPDCDPQPAAQTAAPGLARRDFLRVTSAGVAAVALGGGRLFADDKPASTSSSGKETPETLTKKLYDSMNKDQRKEVCFPWDYKDPQLGLLRTRISNNWHITSPAILSDYYTSDQKEIVRAIYEGIISPEWKDRVDKQLKDDNNGKTWGNDQNIAIFGTPGDGKFELVMTGRHMTIRCDGNSTDHMAFGGPIFYGHAASGFTEKEGHPGNVYWEQALEANKVYEMLDGKQRGKAEVSKTWPESQVQFQGEKGTFAGIPIADLTSDQKEQMQKVLQKLIEPYRQSDRDEVLACLKTQGGLDKCSLAFFTDADLGKDKVWDNWRLEGPSFVWNFRSVPHVHCWVNIADSADVKLNS
- a CDS encoding DUF2934 domain-containing protein, whose product is MKRNTQADHGPQTSQKPTVLPAETPTPPCFDANTAVIEQEALAHIRDAAYYKWEAAGSPIGDGHDFWLDAEREFLQQRAVPDASGTKDVVQEALEESFPASDPPARSITQVTKSDLVGKA
- a CDS encoding DUF3806 domain-containing protein translates to MLTRTLICSLLFAAVIFSGCSAQNQKITALTDADQTRLKEQRAVVEQHLRDEEAQEKYKTSAGKLEAIRTIVQDKIYKPDQTYELQCLGIVLGDAFVQDFGLEWVMVEDEYGRDPAVRKPDTTLVLYPLTMISKRIERGEQVDVFDLHRRTAAQVAKFKEKAK
- a CDS encoding AAA family ATPase, which encodes MTAVATPPPQGNLLASILSEDSFRPAEPRKIEETGLTAALVETLILKYLTLLGSASGRQIADQVCINYLILEPIFNSLRQRQLVIHGGAAQLNDYVYTLTDQGRARAKAAMEQNAYIGAAPVPLEDYIVSVEAQTIRAEAPQKRQLQKAFSDITVEQQMLDMLGPAVNSGAGLFLYGAPGNGKTTLAKRITACYGQTIWIPKAITEDGQYIKLYDAAFHEPIEQAGNTLLKTADYDRRWIKIRRPTVVVGGELTMDALEIRHDPRSNVSEASLQMKSNCGSLLIDDFGRQRMAPIELLNRWIVPLENRIDFLTLATGKKIQVPFEQLIIFSTNLQPKDLADEAFLRRIPYKIEVKDPGREEFHLLFKIGCKGASCEFKPEVVDHLIEKHYKPARRPLRRCQPRDLLNQVRNYCVYNGIPVEMRPEYFDRVVPSYFTVVSGG
- a CDS encoding HPF/RaiA family ribosome-associated protein, translating into MLVQIKTDNHIEGSARLQDWVRDEVTDSLERFTPQLTRAEVFLSDLNSHKNGAIDKQCTVEVHVARLDPIAVTKDAGSLEAALNAALSAITITLDSRVEKMHAKKGRTPMGGVPE